In Bubalus kerabau isolate K-KA32 ecotype Philippines breed swamp buffalo chromosome 4, PCC_UOA_SB_1v2, whole genome shotgun sequence, one DNA window encodes the following:
- the CD300E gene encoding CMRF35-like molecule 2 codes for MWLPSALLLLCLPGCLSLTGPGSVAGTMGSSLRVRCQYEKAYKGHNKYWCRGKYGTVCRKIVETKGEEKERRNGRVSIRDHADNLTFTVIMENLSTNDAGSYWCRIQTIWILDVLSRDPSVQVEVSVSPAPSTTPGSTACLAVPASPLTVNDGQNLSTKEISTGCPGSELSNVHFLLLVFLKLPLFLGMVGAVLWVNRPQRRPGGRERQLDQGGPLCRVLSPGMPCPGIQLFRLEKRDLQILGSRAGGQQLLDSGRTQVFWGRWSREGPGS; via the exons ATGTGGCTGCCCTCAGctcttctccttctctgcctcccaG GCTGTTTGTCACTGACGGGCCCCGGCTCTGTGGCGGGCACCATGGGGAGCTCTCTGCGTGTCCGGTGTCAGTATGAGAAGGCATACAAGGGGCATAATAAATACTGGTGCCGAGGAAAGTATGGCACAGTGTGTCGAAAGATTGTGGAGaccaaaggagaagagaaagaaaggaggaatggCCGCGTGTCCATCAGAGACCACGCGGACAACCTGACCTTCACAGTGATCATGGAGAACCTCAGCACGAACGACGCTGGGTCCTACTGGTGTCGAATTCAGACCATCTGGATCCTGGATGTGTTGTCCAGGGACCCCTCCGTCCAGGTTGAGGTGTCTGTTTCCCCAG CACCAAGTACCACCCCAGGGAGCACCGCCTGTCTGGCTGTACCGGCCAGCCCCCTGACAGTGAATGACGGACAGAACCTCAGCACCAAGGAGATATCAACCGGCTGCCCAGG GTCCGAGCTCAGCAATGTCCACTTCCTGCTCCTGGTCTTCCTGAAGCTGCCCCTGTTCCTGGGCATGGTTGGGGCTGTCCTCTGGGTGAACAGACCTCAGAGACGccctggaggaagagagagacagcTTGACCAGGGAGGTCCACTGTGCAGGGTGCTGTCCCCAGGAATGCCCTGTCCAGGAATACAGCTCTTCAGACTGGAGAAGAGAGACCTTCAGATTCTGGGCTCCAGGGCAGGGGGACAGCAGTTGCTAGATTCTGGAAGGACTCAGGTCTTCTGGGGGCGCTGGTCCAGGGAGGGTCCTGGATCTTAG